In Burkholderia sp. GAS332, one DNA window encodes the following:
- a CDS encoding methylmalonyl-CoA mutase gives MTDLSTPQRAGGHKLPAGRRLRFVTAAALFDGHDASINIMRRILQASGVEVIHLGHNRSVDEVATAALQEDADGVAVSSYQGGHNEYFRYLVDLLRARGGERIKVFGGGGGVIVPEEIAELERYGVEKIYSPHDGQRLGLQGMIDDMIARCAEVARAAAAARESPIGEWVADLSACGLPRFEPRAASHVETRADDHASAHDLSDTARRAGGNLYVRQIADTVSTTDTVSSPRTASTAEQPDPAAFTFRRLAQLISAYEAGRVNSAEQEILSVLAEAIEVPVLGITGTGGAGKSSLTDELIRRFRLDYGDALTIAVLAIDPSRRKSGGALLGDRIRMNAIGDWGGGARVYMRSMATREASSEITDSLSDVLSLCKAAGFDLIIVETSGIGQGNAAIVPFVDESLYVMTPEFGAASQLEKIDMLDFASFVAINKFDRKGAQDALRDVAKQVQRNRGDFAKAPGAMPVFGTIASRFNDDGVTALYQHVAEALRTHGLRSGGGRLPMLDELRFSSGRNAIVPPARVRYLADVAQTVHAYRERADAQARVARERWQLTEARRMLNEADAGAGAGAGAGTGTGTGTGTGTGTGTGTGTGTGTGGPAANAEAIPSAATATHLLTQLDTLITQRTAALGERERKLLEAWPQTVAAYSGDEHIVRIRDREIHTALTVTTLSGSAVRKVALPKFVDHGEILRWLMLDNLPGYFPFTAGVFPFRRENEDPTRMFAGEGDPFRTNRRFKLLSEGMPAKRLSTAFDSVTLYGEEPHERPDIYGKVGNSGVSVATLEDMKTLYDGFDLCAPETSVSMTINGPAPTILAMFFNVAIDQQIARMAQQQDRPLTEDELAAARRTALENVRGTVQADILKEDQGQNTCIFSTEFSLKVMGDIQAYFVDHGVRNFYSVSISGYHIAEAGANPISQLAYTLANGFTYVEAYLARGMSIDDFAPNLSFFFSNGMDPEYTVLGRVARRIWAIAMRERYGANERSQKLKYHVQTSGRSLHAQEIDFNDIRTTLQALIAIYDNCNSLHTNAFDEAITTPTEDSVRRAVAIQLIINREWGLAKNQNPNQGSFVIEELTDLVEEAVLVEFDRLTERGGVLGAMETGYQRGRIQDESMLYEHRKHDGSYPIVGVNTFLSTHPHEAPQPIALARSTDEEKQSQLKRLRDFQAQHRDAAPAALERLKRAVIDDDNVFAVLMDVVRVCSLGQITHALFEVGGQYRRNM, from the coding sequence ATGACCGATCTGTCCACGCCGCAGCGCGCCGGTGGCCACAAGCTACCCGCGGGCCGGCGTCTGCGTTTCGTCACTGCTGCCGCCTTGTTCGATGGCCACGACGCCTCGATCAACATCATGCGGCGCATCCTGCAAGCGAGCGGCGTTGAGGTGATCCACCTCGGCCACAACCGCTCGGTCGATGAAGTCGCCACCGCTGCCCTGCAAGAAGACGCCGACGGCGTCGCCGTGTCCAGCTACCAGGGCGGCCACAACGAATACTTCCGTTATCTCGTCGATCTGCTGCGTGCTCGGGGTGGCGAACGCATCAAGGTGTTCGGCGGCGGCGGGGGCGTGATCGTCCCTGAAGAAATTGCCGAACTCGAACGGTATGGTGTCGAGAAGATCTATTCGCCGCATGACGGTCAGCGGCTCGGCCTGCAAGGCATGATCGACGACATGATTGCGCGCTGCGCCGAAGTCGCGCGTGCCGCTGCTGCTGCACGGGAGAGTCCGATCGGCGAGTGGGTGGCTGATTTGTCGGCGTGCGGGCTGCCACGTTTCGAGCCGCGCGCAGCGTCGCACGTCGAGACGCGTGCCGACGATCACGCCAGCGCGCACGATCTTTCCGATACCGCGCGCCGAGCAGGCGGGAACCTCTACGTCCGCCAGATCGCGGACACCGTCAGTACTACCGACACAGTCAGCTCCCCCCGTACCGCCAGTACCGCCGAACAGCCGGACCCTGCAGCCTTCACTTTCCGCCGCTTGGCGCAACTGATCAGCGCGTACGAAGCGGGCCGCGTCAACTCTGCCGAACAGGAAATACTCTCGGTCCTCGCCGAAGCGATCGAGGTGCCCGTCCTCGGCATCACCGGCACCGGCGGCGCCGGCAAATCCTCGCTCACCGATGAACTGATCCGCCGCTTTCGCCTTGATTATGGCGACGCCCTCACCATTGCCGTGCTGGCTATCGACCCGTCGCGCCGCAAATCCGGCGGCGCGCTGCTCGGCGACCGCATTCGCATGAACGCGATCGGCGATTGGGGCGGCGGCGCGCGCGTCTACATGCGTTCGATGGCGACACGAGAAGCGTCGAGTGAAATCACCGACTCGTTGTCTGACGTGCTTTCGCTATGCAAGGCCGCGGGCTTCGATCTGATCATTGTCGAGACATCCGGGATCGGGCAGGGCAACGCGGCGATCGTGCCATTCGTCGACGAATCGCTTTACGTGATGACGCCGGAATTCGGCGCGGCCAGCCAGTTGGAGAAAATCGACATGCTCGACTTCGCCAGCTTCGTCGCGATCAATAAATTCGATCGCAAGGGCGCGCAGGATGCGTTGCGCGATGTCGCCAAGCAGGTGCAGCGCAATCGCGGCGATTTCGCGAAGGCGCCCGGCGCGATGCCGGTGTTCGGCACGATCGCCTCGCGCTTTAACGACGACGGCGTGACTGCGCTTTATCAGCACGTGGCCGAGGCGCTGCGCACGCACGGCCTACGTTCAGGCGGCGGCCGTCTGCCTATGCTTGACGAGCTGCGTTTTTCGAGTGGCCGCAACGCCATCGTGCCGCCGGCACGCGTGCGCTATCTGGCGGATGTCGCGCAGACGGTTCACGCGTACCGCGAGCGTGCCGACGCGCAAGCACGTGTGGCGCGTGAGCGCTGGCAACTCACCGAAGCGCGCCGGATGCTCAACGAAGCTGATGCAGGCGCAGGCGCAGGCGCAGGCGCAGGCACAGGCACAGGCACAGGCACAGGCACAGGCACAGGCACAGGCACAGGCACAGGCACAGGCACAGGCACAGGAGGTCCGGCCGCGAACGCCGAAGCGATTCCAAGTGCAGCTACAGCGACTCACCTCCTCACCCAACTCGACACACTCATCACCCAACGCACCGCCGCCCTCGGCGAACGCGAACGCAAACTGCTCGAAGCGTGGCCGCAAACCGTTGCCGCCTATTCCGGCGACGAACACATCGTCCGTATTCGCGACCGCGAAATTCATACCGCGCTCACCGTGACGACACTATCCGGCTCCGCGGTCCGCAAAGTCGCGCTGCCGAAATTCGTTGACCACGGCGAAATCCTGCGTTGGCTGATGCTCGACAATCTCCCCGGCTACTTTCCGTTCACGGCCGGCGTGTTTCCATTCCGCCGCGAGAACGAAGACCCGACACGAATGTTCGCCGGCGAAGGCGATCCGTTCCGCACCAACCGCCGTTTCAAATTGCTCTCCGAGGGCATGCCGGCCAAACGTCTTTCGACGGCGTTCGATTCGGTCACGCTCTACGGCGAAGAGCCGCACGAGCGGCCCGACATCTACGGCAAGGTGGGCAATTCGGGCGTCTCCGTCGCCACGCTCGAGGACATGAAAACGCTCTACGACGGCTTCGATCTGTGCGCGCCCGAGACCTCGGTATCGATGACGATTAACGGCCCGGCGCCGACGATTCTCGCGATGTTCTTCAACGTCGCGATCGATCAGCAGATCGCGCGCATGGCGCAACAGCAGGACCGTCCGCTCACGGAGGACGAACTCGCCGCCGCTCGCCGCACCGCGCTGGAAAACGTGCGCGGCACGGTACAAGCCGACATCCTGAAGGAAGACCAAGGCCAGAACACGTGCATCTTCTCGACCGAGTTCAGCCTGAAAGTCATGGGCGATATTCAGGCGTACTTTGTCGATCACGGCGTGCGCAATTTCTATTCGGTGTCGATCTCCGGCTATCACATCGCCGAGGCGGGCGCGAACCCGATCTCGCAGCTGGCCTACACGCTTGCGAACGGTTTTACGTATGTCGAAGCCTATCTCGCGCGCGGCATGTCGATCGACGACTTCGCGCCGAATCTGTCGTTCTTCTTTTCGAACGGCATGGACCCGGAGTACACGGTGCTCGGCCGTGTCGCGCGACGCATCTGGGCCATCGCCATGCGCGAACGCTACGGCGCGAACGAACGCAGCCAGAAACTCAAGTACCACGTGCAAACTTCGGGCCGCAGCCTGCATGCGCAGGAGATCGACTTCAACGATATCCGCACCACGCTGCAAGCGCTGATCGCGATCTACGACAACTGCAATTCACTGCATACCAATGCATTCGACGAAGCGATCACGACGCCCACCGAGGATTCGGTACGCCGTGCGGTGGCGATCCAGTTGATCATCAACCGTGAATGGGGTCTGGCGAAGAATCAGAATCCGAATCAGGGCAGCTTCGTGATCGAGGAGTTGACCGATCTGGTGGAAGAGGCCGTGCTGGTGGAATTCGATCGACTTACCGAGCGCGGCGGTGTGCTGGGCGCGATGGAAACGGGCTATCAGCGCGGGCGCATTCAGGACGAGTCGATGCTGTACGAGCATCGCAAGCACGACGGCTCGTATCCGATCGTCGGGGTGAACACGTTTTTGAGCACGCATCCGCATGAAGCGCCGCAGCCGATCGCGCTGGCACGTTCCACTGACGAAGAGAAGCAGAGTCAGTTGAAGCGCCTACGCGATTTTCAGGCGCAGCACCGTGACGCAGCACCCGCGGCGCTTGAGCGCTTGAAGCGCGCCGTGATCGACGATGACAACGTGTTTGCGGTGCTGATGGACGTCGTGCGCGTCTGCTCACTTGGGCAAATCACGCACGCGTTGTTTGAAGTGGGCGGGCAGTACCGCCGCAATATGTGA
- a CDS encoding transcriptional regulator, LacI family, with protein MATTIRDVARAASVSIGTVSRALKNQPGLSEATRERVVEAARQLGYDAAQLRPRIRRLTFLLHRQHNNFAVSPFFSHVLHGVEDACRERGIVPSVLTAGPTEDVIQQMRLHAPDAVAIAGFVEPETLTTLVAMQRPLVLIDLWAPGLRSVNLDNAAGATLAMRHLFAQQRKRVAFIGGSLAHFSIAQRALGYRRAFFEAGLLFDPSLEVTIDAGLDPDSGAARAMHQLLDAPGPRPDAVFAYNDAAALAALRACLARGIRVPEDIAIIGFDDIPAAAHATPPLSTISVDKEALGRRGVELLLEDAPAELEVRLPVHLIARASTLVKTP; from the coding sequence ATGGCCACAACCATCCGCGACGTCGCCCGCGCGGCCAGCGTGTCGATCGGCACCGTCTCACGCGCCTTGAAGAATCAGCCCGGCCTTTCCGAGGCCACTCGCGAACGCGTGGTCGAAGCGGCGCGGCAGCTCGGCTATGACGCCGCCCAACTGCGCCCGCGCATCCGCCGCCTCACCTTTCTGTTGCACCGTCAGCACAACAACTTCGCCGTCAGCCCGTTCTTTTCGCACGTGCTGCATGGCGTGGAAGACGCGTGCCGCGAACGTGGCATCGTCCCTTCTGTGCTGACCGCCGGTCCGACCGAAGACGTGATCCAGCAAATGCGTCTGCATGCGCCGGACGCGGTGGCGATCGCCGGCTTCGTCGAACCTGAAACGCTAACCACGCTGGTGGCGATGCAACGCCCGCTCGTGCTGATCGACCTGTGGGCGCCGGGCCTGCGCTCGGTGAATCTCGACAACGCCGCGGGCGCCACGCTCGCCATGCGGCATCTGTTCGCGCAGCAGCGCAAGCGCGTCGCGTTCATCGGCGGCTCGCTCGCGCACTTCAGCATCGCCCAGCGCGCGCTCGGTTACCGGCGCGCGTTTTTCGAAGCAGGGTTGTTGTTCGACCCCTCGCTGGAAGTCACGATCGACGCAGGCCTCGATCCCGACAGCGGCGCCGCGCGCGCGATGCACCAGTTGCTCGACGCACCCGGCCCGCGGCCCGATGCCGTATTCGCCTACAACGACGCCGCCGCGCTCGCCGCGCTGCGCGCGTGCCTCGCGCGCGGCATCCGCGTGCCCGAAGACATCGCGATCATCGGCTTCGACGACATTCCCGCCGCCGCGCATGCCACGCCGCCGCTGTCGACCATTTCGGTCGACAAGGAAGCGCTCGGCCGGCGCGGCGTCGAACTGCTGCTCGAAGACGCCCCCGCCGAACTCGAAGTCCGCTTGCCCGTCCATCTCATTGCCCGTGCCAGTACTTTGGTAAAAACGCCATGA
- a CDS encoding nitronate monooxygenase, which translates to MALPAVLQKLALPVVASPMFIVSYPDLVLAQCKAGIVGSFPALNARPAELLDEWLTQIQAQLAEHKAANPDAVIGPIAVNQIVHQSNTRLEHDVRVCVEHKVPIFITSLRAPAREIVDAVHSYGGIVLHDVINLRHAQKALEAGVDGLILVASGAGGHAGTTSPFALVGEVRRMFDGPIVLSGSIANGGSILAAQAMGADLAYMGTRFIATQEAHAVDSYKQAIVNSTASDIIYTNLFTGVHGNYIRESILNAGLDPDALPESDKTAMNFGSDKAKAWKDIWGAGQGVGLMDDVPSVGELVQRLTKEYNDAKARLGIAR; encoded by the coding sequence ATGGCATTGCCCGCCGTCCTGCAAAAACTCGCGCTGCCCGTCGTCGCTTCGCCGATGTTCATCGTCAGCTATCCCGATCTCGTGTTAGCTCAATGTAAGGCTGGTATCGTCGGCTCGTTCCCCGCGCTGAATGCTCGCCCGGCCGAACTGCTCGACGAATGGCTCACGCAGATTCAGGCACAGCTCGCCGAGCACAAGGCGGCTAACCCCGATGCGGTCATCGGACCGATCGCCGTCAACCAGATCGTCCATCAGTCGAATACGCGACTCGAGCACGACGTGCGTGTGTGCGTCGAACACAAGGTGCCGATTTTCATCACCAGCCTGCGCGCACCGGCGCGTGAGATCGTCGACGCGGTGCATAGCTACGGCGGTATCGTGCTGCACGACGTGATCAACCTGCGGCATGCGCAGAAGGCGCTGGAAGCAGGCGTCGACGGGCTGATCCTGGTGGCGTCGGGTGCCGGCGGCCATGCGGGCACGACCTCGCCGTTCGCGCTGGTCGGCGAAGTGCGGCGCATGTTCGACGGCCCGATCGTGTTGTCCGGCTCGATCGCCAACGGCGGCTCGATTCTCGCCGCGCAGGCCATGGGCGCGGACCTCGCCTACATGGGCACGCGTTTCATCGCGACCCAGGAAGCGCACGCGGTCGACAGCTATAAGCAGGCAATCGTCAATTCCACCGCGTCGGACATCATCTACACGAACCTGTTCACCGGCGTGCACGGCAACTACATCCGCGAAAGTATCCTGAACGCAGGGCTGGACCCGGACGCGTTGCCGGAATCGGACAAGACTGCGATGAACTTCGGCAGCGACAAGGCGAAGGCGTGGAAGGACATCTGGGGTGCAGGCCAAGGCGTCGGCCTGATGGACGACGTGCCGAGTGTCGGCGAGTTGGTTCAGCGTTTGACGAAGGAATATAACGACGCGAAAGCGCGGCTCGGCATCGCGCGGTAA
- a CDS encoding Outer membrane protein (porin), with translation MKTSISSALKTTLKATACAALLASASSAFAQSSVQLYGQVDEWVGAQKFPDGKSAAQVSGGGMSTSYWGLKGAEDLGNGYKAIFAIEGFFLAQNGQYGRFTGDTMFSRNAYVGVESPYGTVTAGRLTTPLFVSTILFNPFVDSYQFSPMVWHTYLGLGTFPTYSTDMGVTGDSGWSNAVSYSSPNFNGVTAQAMYALGNTAGENGAKKWSGQVLYFHGPFAATAVYQYVNFNSVPGDLGSFDTSGVPGLKSQSVAQAGVSYDMKFVKFYGQYMYTYNQQTISSWHVNTGQGGVTVPAGPGSVMASYAYSRDGGGLNQTRQTASIGYDYPLSKRTDVYAAYMYDKISSQSSGDTYGVGLRAKF, from the coding sequence ATGAAAACAAGCATCAGCAGTGCGCTGAAGACCACCCTCAAGGCAACTGCGTGTGCCGCCCTGCTGGCCAGTGCATCGTCTGCTTTTGCGCAATCGAGCGTGCAACTCTACGGTCAGGTCGACGAATGGGTCGGCGCGCAGAAATTCCCGGACGGCAAATCGGCGGCTCAGGTGTCCGGCGGCGGCATGTCGACGTCGTACTGGGGCTTGAAGGGGGCTGAGGATCTGGGCAACGGCTACAAGGCGATCTTCGCGATCGAAGGCTTCTTCCTCGCGCAGAACGGCCAGTACGGCCGCTTCACGGGCGACACGATGTTCTCGCGTAACGCCTACGTTGGTGTCGAATCGCCGTACGGCACGGTGACGGCCGGCCGTCTGACCACGCCACTGTTCGTGTCGACGATTCTGTTCAACCCGTTCGTCGACTCGTACCAGTTCTCGCCGATGGTATGGCATACCTATCTCGGCCTCGGCACGTTCCCGACTTACTCGACCGATATGGGCGTGACCGGCGACTCGGGCTGGAGCAACGCGGTGTCGTACTCATCGCCGAACTTCAATGGCGTGACCGCGCAAGCGATGTATGCCCTCGGCAACACGGCGGGTGAGAACGGCGCGAAGAAGTGGAGCGGCCAGGTGCTGTACTTCCACGGCCCGTTCGCGGCGACTGCGGTGTACCAGTACGTGAACTTCAACAGCGTGCCGGGCGACCTCGGCAGCTTCGATACGTCGGGCGTTCCGGGCCTGAAGAGCCAGAGCGTGGCGCAAGCCGGCGTCTCGTATGACATGAAATTCGTGAAGTTCTATGGCCAGTACATGTACACGTATAACCAGCAGACCATTTCGAGCTGGCACGTGAATACGGGGCAGGGCGGCGTGACGGTACCGGCCGGCCCGGGCTCGGTGATGGCGTCGTACGCCTATTCGCGCGATGGCGGCGGCCTCAATCAGACCCGTCAGACGGCTTCGATCGGCTACGACTATCCGCTGTCCAAGCGCACGGATGTCTACGCGGCGTATATGTACGACAAGATCAGCAGCCAGTCGAGCGGCGACACGTACGGCGTCGGTCTGCGCGCAAAGTTCTAA
- a CDS encoding diguanylate cyclase/phosphodiesterase, with amino-acid sequence MQPRSPSRSATPRIEELIARRDLSAVFQPIIDFDDGAILGYEGLIRGPVGTSLEAPFALFSQALAEGCTLDLEQAAARTCIDAFAKLDFDGKLFLNFSAGAIRQLAEARDDTLALLRHRGVDPQRIVIELTEQSTIPDVASFLPVISALRTAGAQFALDDYGTANASMNLWVRLQPDVVKIDRFFIHGISSDSLKFEAVRAMQHFANASGARLVAEGIEDEADLIVVRDMGIGCGQGYFFGRPHAQPARSVTDDARDALRAGHIAVFPETTRTVSSASPSGGMASAKMMVHAPALPRHATNNDVLELFNRLPDLHAVAVVEHDEPVALINRRSFMDRYALPYHRELFGKRPCLQFANASPVIIEKSMTVEQMAKLLASDDQRYLADGFVITDNDGKYAGLGTGENLVRAVTEVRIEAARYANPLTFLPGNIPISSHIARLLGNDAGFYACYVDLNHFKPFNDQYGYWQGDEVLKFAAVVLADVCDPTRDFLGHVGGDDFLILFQSEDWQDRVLRAIHLFNEGAQRFYAPADRLAGGIHGEDRRGNPTFFGFVTMAIGCVRVESDGGPSFYSSEEIASVAALAKRRAKHETSGFVLIDADESVALLRGQADMVPMPFD; translated from the coding sequence ATGCAACCTCGTTCGCCCTCCCGATCCGCTACGCCGCGTATCGAGGAGTTGATCGCCCGGCGTGATTTGTCCGCCGTATTCCAGCCGATCATCGATTTCGACGACGGCGCGATCCTCGGCTACGAAGGTTTGATCCGCGGCCCGGTGGGCACGTCGCTCGAAGCGCCGTTCGCCTTGTTCTCACAGGCGCTCGCCGAAGGCTGCACGCTTGATCTCGAGCAGGCCGCCGCGCGCACCTGCATCGACGCGTTCGCGAAGCTCGATTTCGACGGCAAGCTGTTTCTCAATTTCAGTGCGGGCGCGATCCGTCAGTTGGCCGAAGCACGCGACGACACGCTCGCGCTGCTGCGTCATCGCGGTGTCGATCCGCAACGGATCGTGATCGAGCTGACCGAGCAAAGCACGATTCCGGATGTCGCCAGCTTCTTGCCGGTGATTTCGGCCCTGCGCACGGCAGGCGCGCAATTCGCGCTCGACGACTACGGCACCGCGAACGCCAGCATGAATCTTTGGGTGCGCCTGCAGCCGGACGTCGTCAAGATCGACCGATTCTTCATCCACGGCATCTCCAGCGATTCGCTCAAGTTCGAAGCCGTGCGCGCGATGCAGCACTTCGCCAACGCAAGCGGCGCGCGGCTGGTGGCCGAAGGCATCGAGGACGAAGCCGATCTGATCGTGGTGCGCGACATGGGGATCGGTTGCGGACAGGGCTATTTCTTCGGCCGGCCGCATGCCCAGCCGGCCCGCAGCGTCACCGACGACGCCCGCGACGCCCTGCGCGCCGGCCACATTGCGGTGTTCCCGGAGACCACCCGCACGGTGAGCAGCGCGTCGCCGTCGGGCGGCATGGCGTCGGCGAAGATGATGGTGCATGCGCCGGCTTTACCGCGCCACGCGACCAACAACGACGTGCTCGAACTGTTCAACCGCCTGCCCGATCTGCATGCGGTGGCGGTGGTCGAGCACGACGAACCGGTTGCGCTCATCAACCGCCGCAGCTTCATGGACCGCTATGCGCTGCCGTATCACCGCGAGCTGTTCGGCAAGCGGCCATGCCTGCAGTTTGCGAACGCATCGCCGGTGATCATCGAGAAATCGATGACCGTCGAGCAGATGGCCAAGCTGCTCGCGAGCGACGACCAGCGTTATCTCGCCGACGGATTCGTCATCACCGACAACGACGGCAAATACGCCGGTCTCGGCACGGGCGAGAACCTGGTGCGCGCGGTGACCGAGGTGCGCATCGAAGCCGCACGCTACGCGAACCCGCTGACCTTCCTGCCGGGCAACATCCCGATCAGTTCGCACATCGCCCGCCTGCTCGGCAACGACGCCGGCTTCTACGCGTGCTACGTCGATCTGAACCACTTCAAGCCCTTCAACGATCAGTACGGCTACTGGCAGGGCGACGAAGTGCTGAAGTTCGCGGCCGTCGTGCTCGCCGACGTCTGCGACCCGACCCGCGATTTCCTCGGCCACGTCGGCGGTGACGACTTCCTGATCCTGTTCCAGAGCGAGGACTGGCAGGACCGCGTGCTGCGCGCGATCCACCTGTTCAACGAAGGCGCGCAGCGTTTCTACGCACCCGCCGACCGGCTAGCCGGCGGCATCCACGGTGAAGACCGCCGCGGCAATCCGACCTTCTTCGGCTTCGTGACGATGGCGATCGGCTGCGTGCGCGTCGAGTCGGACGGCGGCCCGTCGTTTTACAGCAGCGAGGAAATCGCGTCCGTCGCGGCGCTGGCGAAGCGACGCGCGAAGCACGAGACGAGCGGTTTCGTGCTGATCGATGCGGATGAGAGCGTAGCGCTGCTACGTGGACAGGCCGACATGGTGCCGATGCCTTTCGACTGA
- a CDS encoding transcriptional regulator, LysR family, whose amino-acid sequence MDTLVSMKVFRHVVEVGSFVGAAERMEMSAAMASKHVMHLEQQLGARLLNRTTRRVAPTEAGREYYERLSQVLTELEEAEQVVGAASVVPQGRLRVSSLSAFGLSHVMVAVADYAAQYPQVTVDITLSDRVVELIDEGFDVAIRASPSGLKSSSLIARQIATAHLVLCASPAYLRRHGTPKTVADLARHNYLQYAGVAPLEIATATGNGTPRVRLSGNLIVNHLEAQRVIVLQGAGIAMLGTEVIGDDLAAGRLVPLLVDDVPPRELPIHVVYASRRHLSAKVRSFVDFLADRFANESLWPSLEQIKALAVR is encoded by the coding sequence ATGGATACCCTCGTCAGCATGAAAGTGTTCCGCCATGTGGTCGAGGTCGGCAGCTTTGTCGGCGCGGCCGAACGCATGGAGATGTCGGCGGCGATGGCGAGCAAGCACGTCATGCACCTCGAACAGCAACTCGGCGCGCGCTTGCTCAACCGCACCACGCGGCGGGTCGCGCCGACCGAGGCGGGCCGCGAATACTACGAGCGCTTGAGCCAGGTGCTCACCGAACTCGAAGAGGCCGAGCAGGTGGTCGGCGCGGCGAGCGTCGTGCCGCAAGGGCGCTTGCGGGTGTCGTCACTGTCGGCGTTCGGCTTGAGCCACGTGATGGTCGCGGTGGCCGACTATGCCGCGCAGTATCCGCAGGTCACCGTCGACATAACCTTGTCCGACCGCGTGGTCGAACTGATCGATGAAGGCTTCGACGTCGCGATCCGGGCTTCGCCGAGCGGGCTGAAGTCGTCGTCGCTGATCGCGCGGCAGATTGCGACGGCCCATCTGGTGCTGTGCGCGTCGCCGGCCTATCTGCGCCGGCACGGTACGCCGAAGACCGTCGCCGATCTGGCGCGCCATAACTATCTGCAATACGCGGGCGTGGCGCCGCTGGAAATCGCGACCGCGACCGGCAACGGCACGCCGCGTGTGCGCCTCAGCGGCAATCTGATCGTCAACCACCTGGAGGCGCAGCGCGTGATTGTGCTGCAAGGCGCGGGCATCGCGATGCTCGGTACCGAGGTGATCGGCGACGATCTGGCCGCGGGGCGCCTTGTGCCGCTGCTGGTGGACGACGTGCCGCCGCGCGAGTTGCCGATCCATGTGGTCTACGCGAGCCGTCGGCATCTGTCGGCCAAGGTGCGCTCGTTTGTCGACTTCCTGGCCGACCGGTTTGCGAACGAATCGCTTTGGCCTTCGCTCGAACAGATCAAGGCGCTGGCGGTGCGATAG
- a CDS encoding solute carrier family 10 (sodium/bile acid cotransporter), member 7, protein MARPKLLPDNFTLCLVGTVIFASFLPVHGQAAVGFNWVTNVAVGLLFFLHGAKLSREAIVAGATHWRLHLVVLLSTFALFPLLGLALKPLLSPLVTPALYAGVLFLCTLPSTVQSSIAFTSIAKGNVPAAVCSASASSLLGIFITPALVSLVVTNQAASGGASPWHTVGNIVLQLLVPFVAGQLLRPLIGKWIERNRGVLKFVDQGSILLVVYGAFSEAVNEGLWRQIPLSALGGLLLISVVLLALALAVTMFVSKRLGFSRADQITIIFCGSKKSLAAGVPMAKVIFASHAVGAVVLPLMLFHQIQLMVCAALAQRWGARDISGEAHAASRERPAAAVARR, encoded by the coding sequence ATGGCTCGCCCGAAACTGCTTCCCGACAACTTCACCCTGTGCCTCGTGGGCACCGTGATCTTTGCCAGCTTCCTGCCCGTTCACGGGCAGGCCGCCGTCGGGTTCAACTGGGTGACGAACGTCGCGGTCGGCCTGCTGTTTTTCCTGCACGGCGCCAAGCTCTCACGCGAAGCGATCGTTGCGGGTGCGACGCACTGGCGTTTGCATCTGGTCGTACTGCTCAGCACGTTCGCGCTGTTTCCGCTGCTCGGCCTCGCGCTTAAGCCGCTCCTTTCGCCACTTGTCACGCCGGCGCTCTATGCGGGGGTCCTCTTCCTCTGCACGCTGCCCTCGACGGTTCAATCGTCTATCGCGTTTACGTCCATCGCCAAAGGCAACGTGCCGGCCGCGGTGTGCAGCGCGTCGGCCTCGAGCCTGCTGGGTATCTTCATCACCCCCGCACTCGTCAGCCTCGTCGTCACCAATCAGGCTGCGAGCGGCGGCGCTTCGCCGTGGCATACGGTGGGCAATATTGTTCTGCAACTGCTGGTGCCGTTCGTGGCCGGGCAATTGCTGCGCCCGCTGATCGGCAAGTGGATCGAGCGTAATCGTGGCGTGCTGAAGTTCGTCGACCAGGGCTCGATCCTGCTGGTGGTGTACGGCGCGTTCAGCGAGGCCGTCAACGAGGGCCTGTGGCGCCAGATCCCGCTGTCCGCACTCGGCGGCCTGCTGTTGATCAGCGTTGTGCTGCTCGCGCTTGCGCTGGCCGTGACGATGTTCGTCAGCAAGCGGCTCGGCTTCAGCCGCGCCGATCAGATCACGATCATTTTCTGCGGCTCGAAGAAAAGCCTCGCGGCCGGCGTGCCGATGGCCAAAGTGATTTTCGCCTCGCATGCGGTGGGCGCCGTGGTCTTGCCGCTGATGCTGTTCCACCAGATCCAGTTGATGGTGTGCGCCGCGCTCGCGCAGCGCTGGGGGGCTCGCGACATCAGCGGCGAAGCCCATGCGGCCTCGCGCGAGCGGCCCGCCGCCGCTGTCGCGCGCCGGTGA